The following coding sequences are from one Lolium rigidum isolate FL_2022 chromosome 6, APGP_CSIRO_Lrig_0.1, whole genome shotgun sequence window:
- the LOC124661809 gene encoding ubiquitin-like modifier-activating enzyme atg7, translated as MAAKAEVRQRPRPLKVEAIKSFVAAAFGKELRDLKLDVLGTDDSPIPITGYYTACTHPKLSARFSLLQKSLAPSSVNSLGSRNNCPVPGTLINTNNMLGFQNLDVASLLREEGKKILHDILSGKIEECPSLLLRFLVISFADLKNWKLYYNVAFPSLDLNSNMTLLSLHSASQVLSQEEAISLSKSMKEWCESNETTVHPFFWVDISSDSSVVVRQLKDWKDRRGGGQKLLFGFYDHGCHQDYPGWALRNYIVFLSLRWKIEKVQFLCYRERLGGIDLEKSLIGEASFAPHHGWDGSDYVPEVIGWEGETPGDGRKEMKVNSISLELMNPDSQKEQQQLMHLKLMGWRHFPVDLDKLGSTRCLVLGAGTLGCEVSRLLMTWGVRKITVVDGGCVAMPDLVKQSLYVEKDCGVPRATAIVPHLEERCRAVEVEGIRMEIPVPGNPVSPSVLDDCRLLQTLVAESNVVFLLTDTWESRWLPTLLCANENKIAITAAVGYDSYLVMRHGARPGTRSGGMDDVIAQTKNLSTEDALGHQRLGCCFCNEKTSLFNSVSNERVALPGLTSIASGKAVELFARMLHHPEGIHAPGDIAGMDTEHQLGLLPHQMHGSLPKCVLSTVIGNSSNNCTACSDVVLSEYRRERLDFIMKVINQPTYLKDLTGISNSLIKSDTCLNLPASFPVNSGKLSGVKCLILGAGTLGCDVARILMDYGVRKLTVVDSGCVVVSNLARQSLYTSDDLNAPKATALLKRLKERDPSVGDEGFKDWKMEIPMPGHSVSSDGEDHVREDCEKLQKLVATHDAVFLLTDTRESRWLPTLLCANENKIAITAALGYDSYLAMRHGAGPRTNSEGSNVVPAMTMSPEDVIDRKRLGCYFCNDVIAPVDSVSNRTLDQQCTVTRPGLAPIASGHAADLFARMLNHPDGIHASADIAGTTSERPFGLLPHQIRGSLSSYNILTLLGYSSSSCIACSDVVLSEYRSRGMDFVMQVIKEPTYLEDLTGLTELMKSADYSRVEWVDDVDDDDEFAEIC; from the exons ATGGCGGCGAAAGCGGAGGTACGGCAGCGGCCGCGGCCGCTCAAAGTAGAGGCCATCAAGAGCTTCGTAGCGGCGGCGTTCGGGAAGGAACTCCGCGACCTGAAGCTCGACGTCCTCGGCACCGACGACTCCCCCATCCCCATCACTG GCTACTATACTGCATGCACTCACCCAAAACTTTCGGCCCGCTTCAGCCTACTTCAAAAATCGCTAGCCCCATCATCTGTCAACTCACTTGGCTCTAGGAACAATTGTCCAGTACCAGGGACGCTCATAAATACTAATAACATGTTGGGGTTCCAAAATCTTGATGTGGCGTCTCTACTcagagaagaaggaaagaag ATCTTGCATGACATTCTATCCGGTAAAATAGAAGAGTGTCCTTCTCTGCTATTAAGATTTCTTGTGATATCATTTGCGGACTTGAAGAATTGGAAGCTCTATTACAATGTTGCGTTTCCCTCGTTGGATTTGAACTCTAATATGACTTTGCTCAGCCTGCATAGTGCCTCACAGGTGCTCAGCCAAGAAGAG GCAATATCTTTGTCTAAATCAATGAAAGAGTGGTGTGAATCAAATGAAACAACAG TTCATCCGTTTTTTTGGGTCGATATATCCTCAGATTCTTCAGTTGTTGTAAGACAACTTAAGGACTGGAAAGATCGTCGGGGTGGTGGCCAAAAG CTCCTTTTTGGGTTTTATGATCATGGATGTCATCAAGATTACCCTGGTTGGGCTCTTAGAAACTACATTGTATTCCTGAGCCTGCGGTGGAAAATCGAGAAAGTTCAGTTCTTATGCTACCGAGAAAGATTGGGGGGGATCGATCTAGAGAAGTCACTTATTGGTGAAGCATCATTTGCACCACATCATG GCTGGGATGGCTCTGATTATGTGCCTGAAGTTATTGGATGGGAAGGAGAAACTCCTGGGGATGGCAGAAAAGAAATGAAAGTGAACTCAATCAGTCTTGAACTGATGAACCCAGATAG TCAGAAAGAACAACAACAGCTGATGCACTTGAAGCTTATGGGATGGCGGCACTTCCCTGTCGATTTAGACAAGTTGGGTAGCACTCGATGTCTTGTGTTGGGTGCTGGAACTCTTGGCTGTGAAGTTTCTCGATTACTCATG ACCTGGGGTGTAAGGAAAATAACAGTGGTTGATGGTGGTTGTGTTGCAATGcctgatctagtcaaacaatcactCTACGTAGAAAAGGATTGTGGTGTTCCGAGAGCTACCGCAATAGTTCCACATCTAGAAGAGAGATGTCGTGCAGTG GAGGTCGAAGGAATCCGGATGGAAATACCAGTGCCTGGGAATCCAGTTTCTCCAAGTGTGCTTGATGATTGCAGGCTTCTTCAAACATTAGTAGCTGAGAGTAATGTGGTCTTCTTGTTGACTGACACATGGGAGAGCAGATGGTTACCAACTCTTTTGTGTGCAAATGAAAACAAG ATCGCTATCACTGCAGCAGTAGGATATGACAGTTACCTTGTCATGCGACATGGTGCTCGTCCAGGAACAAGAAGTGGAGGTATGGATGACGTGATTGCTCAGACAAAGAATTTGTCCACTGAAGATGCTCTTGGTCATCAAAGATTGGGCTGTTGTTTCTGCAATGAGAAGACTTCCCTTTTCAAT TCAGTCTCTAATGAAAGAGTAGCACTACCTGGGCTGACCTCAATTGCATCTGGCAAAGCAGTGGAGCTCTTTGCGAGGATGTTACATCATCCAGAGGG GATACATGCTCCAGGAGATATTGCTGGTATGGATACTGAACATCAACTTGGTTTATTGCCACATCAGATGCACGGATCACTTCCAAAGTGTGTTTTATCAACTGTGATAGGCAATTCCTCAAATAATTGCACTGCCTGTTCTGATGTC GTACTTTCTGAATATAGAAGAGAAAGATTGGATTTTATTATGAAAGTCATCAACCAACCAACATATTTGAAGGACCTTACAGGCATTTCTAACAGTTTGATAAAGTCGGACACTTGTTTGAATTTACCTGCCAGCTTCCCTGTAAATTCGGGGAAGTTGTCTGGTGTGAAATGTTTAATTTTAGGTGCTGGAACTCTTGGGTGTGATGTTGCTCGTATTCTTATG GATTATGGTGTTCGGAAGCTAACAGTGGTTGACAGTGGTTGTGTTGTTGTGTCAAATTTGGCAAGACAGTCACTTTACACATCTGATGACCTCAACGCCCCAAAAGCAACAGCATTACTTAAGCGTCTAAAGGAGAGAGATCCGTCAGTG GGCGACGAGGGTTTTAAAGATTGGAAAATGGAAATACCGATGCCAGGGCATTCTGTATCATCTGATGGAGAAGATCATGTGCGTGAAGATTGCGAGAAACTCCAGAAGTTGGTAGCTACCCATGACGCTGTGTTCTTGTTGACTGACACGAGGGAGAGTAGGTGGCTTCCAACCCTTCTCTGTGCGAATGAAAACAAG ATTGCTATTACTGCAGCCCTAGGATACGATAGCTACCTTGCCATGCGACATGGAGCCGGTCCAAGAACAAATTCTGAAGGTTCAAATGTGGTTCCTGCCATGACTATGTCTCCGGAAGATGTTATTGACCGTAAAAGACTGGGCTGTTATTTCTGCAACGACGTTATTGCTCCTGTTGAT TCGGTCTCCAACCGAACTCTGGACCAACAGTGTACAGTAACACGACCTGGACTGGCCCCCATTGCATCTGGCCATGCTGCAGACCTCTTCGCAAGAATGTTAAATCATCCGGATGG GATACATGCTTCAGCAGATATCGCTGGCACAACCAGTGAGCGTCCGTTTGGTCTATTGCCACACCAGATACGAGGATCACTATCGAGCTACAACATACTAACCCTCTTGGGATATTCCTCGAGCAGTTGTATTGCATGTTCCGACGTG GTATTGTCTGAATACAGGAGCAGAGGAATGGATTTTGTGATGCAGGTGATCAAGGAACCGACCTATCTAGAAGACCTTACCGGACTGACGGAGCTGATGAAATCCGCAGATTATTCTCGGGTCGAGtgggtagatgatgtcgacgacgacgatgaattTGCAGAGATCTGCTGA